Within Fusobacterium gonidiaformans ATCC 25563, the genomic segment GATGTAACAGTAGACGGGGGGATTGCCCTAGGTGGAAGTTCCAGTTCGACTACAAAAGGTGGTAAAATGGGGTATGATCCTATGACTGGTAAAACAAGGGAAAATTTAGGTGAGGAAGCAGATAAGTTATATGATAATTGGGTAAAAGCGTACAAAGAATGGGAGGCTGACCAAGAAAACATAAATAAAAAGAAAGCAACTGATGAGGCTGCAAAGGCTTATCATAAAGTATCCTCTGTATGGGAAAGTTCTACGGGAGCATTGTCTGTCGGAGATTCGGGATACACTCGGCAAATCACAAATGTAGCGGCAGGGACTGAAGATACCGATGCAGTCAATGTAGCTCAATTAAAAGCATTAAAAGAACATACGGAAGAAAATACAAAAAAAATGACAAAGAAATTACATCATTTAGGGGAAGAAATCGATGGTGTTCGATCAGAATCAAAGAAAATTGGAGCTTTAGGAGCAGCCATGGCAGCTTTAAATCCTATGGAATATAATCCTATGAAACCAAATCAAATTTTAGCAGGAGTAGGAAGTTATAAGAACAGTCAAGCAGTTGCTGTAGGAATGTCACATCATTTCAATGAAAATTTAAGAGTTCAAGCAGGAGTTTCTGTCAGTGAAGGAAGAAAAACAGAATCTATGGTAAATCTTGGATTAGCTTGGAAGATTGGAAAAGATGACAGAGATGACAGTTATAACAAATACAAAGAAGGACCAATTAGCTCTATCTATGTGATGCAAGATGAAATGAAACAAGTCATGGAAGAAAACAAAAATTTAAAATCAGAAGTAGAAGAAATGAAAAAACAACTTCAAACTTTGATAAAACAAAAATAGGGATTTTAATACCGAAGGAGCCTCATAGAGAGGCTCCTTCATTTTCTCGTGAAAATATACAATTTTTTTGATACTTAAAAGTTATATTTTCTTTTTTCTATGGTATAATAAAATTAAAAAGAAAGAGAGGTGTTTTCCATGCAAGAGATAAAAGGATTACCGAATGGTATTAGTAATTTTAAAGTATTAAGAGAGAAAAATTACTACTATATCGATAAGACTTCCTTTATAGAGGAATTACAACAAGAAATCGGAAAAACAATTTTATTTACCAGACCTAGAAGATTTGGAAAAACATTAAATATGTCGATGTTGCAATATTTTTGGGATATTCAACATGCAGAAGAAAATAGAACACTCTTTCAAGGATTATATATAGAATCTTCTCCTTATTTTTCAGAACAGGGAAAATATCCTGTTATTTTTCTTTCTTTGAAAGATTTAAAAGAAAGAACATGGGAAGGATGTCAGAAAGCAATGAAGAAACTTCTCTCTGATTTATATGACAAACATCAGTTTCTTCGTGAATTTTTAAATCCAAGGGATTTAAAATATTTTGATCATATATGGATGGAGGAAAAAGAAGCAAATTATTCTGGTGTATTGAAAGACTTGGCTAAATATCTTTTCCAATATTATCAAAAAAAAGTAATCATATTGATTGATGAGTATGATACTCCTATGGTATCTTCTTATGAACATGGGTACTATGAAGAAGCGATCGCTTTTTTCCGCAACTTTTATAGTGCTGCTTTGAAAGATAATGAATATTTACAAACAGGATTGATGACAGGTATCCTACGAGTAGCGAAAGAAGGAATTTTTTCCGGTTTGAATAACTTAGTGGTTTACAGTATTTTAGATGAGAAATATAGTTCTTATTTTGGATTAACAGAAGAAGAAGTGGAAGAAGCTTTGCAATATTATGAGATGGAATATAAGCTTCAAGATGTGAAAGAATGGTATGATGGATATCGATTTGGAAATACAGAAATCTACAATCCCTGGTCTATCTTGAATTATATCTCCAATAAAAAGTTAGATGCTTATTGGATTCATACTTCTAACAATTTTTTAGTATATGATTTATTGGAAAAAGCAAATATCAATATTTTTGACGACTTACAAAAGGTCTTTCAAGGGAAGGAAATTCAAAAAACAATAGAGTATTCTTTTCCTTTCCAAGATATGACAAATCCACAAGAAATATGGCAATTATTAGTTCATAGTGGGTATTTAAAAACAGAAAAATCTTTGGATAATCATCGCTATGCTTTAAAAATTCCCAATCAAGAAATTCAAAGTTTTTTTGAGAAAAGTTTTTTAAATCGCTTTTTAGGTGGAGTGGATATGTTTGGTGAAATGATAACAGCTCTCAAAAAAGGAAAGATTGAAATTTTTGAGAAGAAGTTACAGGATATTTTGCTAACCAAGGTAAGTTATCATGATGTAGGGCAAGAAGAAAAATATTATCATAATTTAGTCTTAGGGATGATATTATCGATGTCAAAAGAATATGAGATTCACTCAAACTTAGAAAGTGGTTATGGGAGATATGATATCAGCTTAGAGCCAAAAGATAAAACGAAGTTAGGATTCATTTTAGAGCTGAAAATAGCGAAGTCTGAAGAAGAACTAGAGAAAAAGGCAAAGGAAGCTTTACAACAAATAGAAGAGAAAAAATATGACATAGAGATGAGGGAAAGAGGAATTCAAGAGATTATTCCATTAGGAATTTCTTTTTATGGAAAGAAGATACAAGTATTAAAATCTATGAAAAAGGCAGTCTAAATTATTATGACTGCCTTTTTGCTAGTTTACTCTAAATTTTCCTTTACTGATAAAATTACTGATATATTTTGCTGTTCCGATTTTTTTATGAATCTCTCGATGACAAATAGGAAGATAGATGACATCTTGTGCTCCCGGAATAAAACAATCTTTTTTTGTGACATAGCCGTCATTGTATTCTCCTAGGAAATGTCCGAAAAGATTGTAGTATTCTGTTCCGATGATAAGACCCACTTTCAGCTTTCTAGGAAGTTGAATAGGTTCTTTGGAAAAGGCTCTTAGAGGTTTTAAAAAGAGATTGATAAAAGGAAAGACTCTTTTGATTCTACGATGAAGAGTAGAATTATTCCAAGGGCTGGAGATAAAAAGTAAGGTATCCACATTTTGTAAAAATTCTTTGTTATGTAAACATTCTCGAATTAAAATTCCACCAAAACCAAAACCAATTAGCACAATTTCATCTCTCTCTGTCAGTCCACTTTCCTTTAAATTATGAATTCGTTGCAATAAAATATCCTTAGAGGATTGCAAATCTGCAAAAGTCAGAGGAAAATTTAAATTTTCTACAACATATCCCATAGAAAATAGATGTTCTTCCAATTTTTCCATATCTCGATATGATTTTCCAAAATCATGGATTAAAATAATTCGATAATTCATAGTTTTTCCTTTACTACCCAGATTCCTTTTTCGTGTGTATAGGTTACAAAACCGGGTTTAGAATCTTTTGGTTTTTTCAAATATTTTTTTTGAGTATAGTCCACCAATACTTTGTCCCCAAGGTTGGCTTGGCTGTAAAAAGCTGCCACTTGGCAAGCTTTTTGTATCATTTCTTCTTCTATCGGGATAAAGCTTCTAAGAATGACATGAGAACCCGGAATATTTTTAGCGTGAAACCAGTATTCCTCTTTGTCAGCAATTTGAAAACTCACAAAATCATTTTCTGTATGATTTCTACCATAGAAAAGAGAATAATTCGGATATTCTAAAACAGCATATTTTTTTTCTATTTTTTTCTTCTTTTTGTAAGCTTTTTTTGGTTTTACTTTACTATATCCTGCTTGAATACATTCTTCCTCAATTCCTTTTAACACTTCAATTTCACTAGCAGAAGCCAAGAAAACAAAGAGACTCTCTAAATAGGAAAGCTCTTCTTCCATTTCTTTTTTTCTTTTTTGAGCATACACTAAAGTTGTTTTTGCCTTATTGTATTTTTTGTAATAATTTTCTAAATTTTCTTTGGGTGTTTTTCGAGTGTCTAAAGGAATTGTTATCATTTCATTGTGATAAAAGTCAAAAGCTTCACAGCTTCCTTGCCCTTTTTTTAATTGGAAAAGACAAGAAGCGAGAATATCCCCTTTTTCTTTCCAAGATTCAAAATGTT encodes:
- a CDS encoding YadA-like family protein; translated protein: MLEEKSVKHWLKRKVKFTEALLVAFLITGGIASAESANASSSNKMKYYGVSEESMPGTGEKEPKNEYGEGARGGKKSIAIGENARVGTWKRIWESHIGTVNEGYNFYYGKAKDYKLTEDDVDKVYFSDGDNSVVLGNDAKADYANSVVIGTQADSTRGNSNVVVGHKAKLSGYNGVVIGENSRGSSTNLGVIAIGKDSRAAGGIVIGTEAKLGRWEKDKNGEETNKEDLGGGIVIGRKASATTLTNVVIGDEARSAKDYSVVLGSYAKVENRNATAVGNAADVTVDGGIALGGSSSSTTKGGKMGYDPMTGKTRENLGEEADKLYDNWVKAYKEWEADQENINKKKATDEAAKAYHKVSSVWESSTGALSVGDSGYTRQITNVAAGTEDTDAVNVAQLKALKEHTEENTKKMTKKLHHLGEEIDGVRSESKKIGALGAAMAALNPMEYNPMKPNQILAGVGSYKNSQAVAVGMSHHFNENLRVQAGVSVSEGRKTESMVNLGLAWKIGKDDRDDSYNKYKEGPISSIYVMQDEMKQVMEENKNLKSEVEEMKKQLQTLIKQK
- a CDS encoding AAA family ATPase produces the protein MQEIKGLPNGISNFKVLREKNYYYIDKTSFIEELQQEIGKTILFTRPRRFGKTLNMSMLQYFWDIQHAEENRTLFQGLYIESSPYFSEQGKYPVIFLSLKDLKERTWEGCQKAMKKLLSDLYDKHQFLREFLNPRDLKYFDHIWMEEKEANYSGVLKDLAKYLFQYYQKKVIILIDEYDTPMVSSYEHGYYEEAIAFFRNFYSAALKDNEYLQTGLMTGILRVAKEGIFSGLNNLVVYSILDEKYSSYFGLTEEEVEEALQYYEMEYKLQDVKEWYDGYRFGNTEIYNPWSILNYISNKKLDAYWIHTSNNFLVYDLLEKANINIFDDLQKVFQGKEIQKTIEYSFPFQDMTNPQEIWQLLVHSGYLKTEKSLDNHRYALKIPNQEIQSFFEKSFLNRFLGGVDMFGEMITALKKGKIEIFEKKLQDILLTKVSYHDVGQEEKYYHNLVLGMILSMSKEYEIHSNLESGYGRYDISLEPKDKTKLGFILELKIAKSEEELEKKAKEALQQIEEKKYDIEMRERGIQEIIPLGISFYGKKIQVLKSMKKAV
- a CDS encoding esterase/lipase family protein, with amino-acid sequence MNYRIILIHDFGKSYRDMEKLEEHLFSMGYVVENLNFPLTFADLQSSKDILLQRIHNLKESGLTERDEIVLIGFGFGGILIRECLHNKEFLQNVDTLLFISSPWNNSTLHRRIKRVFPFINLFLKPLRAFSKEPIQLPRKLKVGLIIGTEYYNLFGHFLGEYNDGYVTKKDCFIPGAQDVIYLPICHREIHKKIGTAKYISNFISKGKFRVN